The Lasioglossum baleicum unplaced genomic scaffold, iyLasBale1 scaffold0021, whole genome shotgun sequence genome contains a region encoding:
- the LOC143219158 gene encoding uncharacterized protein LOC143219158 — MEDEPRDTCFGAGSVAGAVIGTFLTTILLLVVAAFLYRQWRRHKGKHLVLVTDPETVEEAYAFDNPCFKDVTVSTANRTREGVVSIASGDTPGKDSVRWSTSWTSLGLGSTNRNDKRKALDDSYVGPKATKVSVVSLKSRDFTGLGFNICGNMREGIFVKDLLHRGPASESGRIHPGDRIASVKISFRSMVYEDALTILSYASPYDVKLEVESGGTGSKPTTLLKKTVGPSGARICHPLYRSQSIPELSQSKYLAKRLFIVDPNESVNSSYSMMNSTLKSTKSTPINQYEKRHDEAKSNHQKFGIKVLPALDGTVHRIENQNEHNTNLERRNSKKLDTEKHLSNTSKGSSHVGDKKEEVERQQNAQGLSTPKTRSDIFEDRGVDASDKDERDGGETSIHIPSEVPAEVHNAAIAARRNRKNSSELLNSQRNVETAETEDQKNVQKNKRKAPQPPKGSSHESEQTSLAKKDSVTKGQQESRKEDEINSITDYAESLTDYVKKVRNSTEKPDSRGEQKIEGLMIDARHSESDTDSEIQNNFTTIELNSADITIHRTPIPETNDDDDDEDDVYRKAASLGDLSKYECRTSATLERAQSLDMTDTGTKKRKAPLPPEDINESTEDLTKLDQMDTFDRRLLKKSNEWGNLEDVVWRKKPDHDDRSKKLRTTKPSNDSLERSKSAVEIKLKDDSTVPKGKPEEDDDTSIELFKFPLSKRLSEEFIHTERMFDPNQDNSLARIVNDGRVVKSPTPDEMERKFKQGTSLPDEFSEEVVAVDDSSDEGEEKPVNKDFAEALKHFETYAEKSPSFSESSKYEPYRFKSWKDDGSLSDGNEPVSYAGAKEVEEEPAKKVIVKTGCHVCSDSCNRREACKKRAFSSKRSSTPIPLQDYSSNSTEGNGADSITIQDEEVANSVPHPHGATLKQRENIGETSPIDFTPPSKRVIDVPTSQRIDRENDEDEDGYEFGSGVTVSSKNLFDRDDRRNINNISVSSGENSEDSGLVGESMDYNPQDFDNRPSLPNTPMPQKMTYITEIKLSPNREKLQGDVEESNETLCIMAGKERRSGQNEIKTTTTTTTSNGKTSNKKPPVPPRRTDMVKSNKKGSPEKQVIYVSEYKPSESKSADDSDSNQELKQSDTAAKKLEQWTFVEDKEQNR, encoded by the exons ATGGAGGACGAGCCACGGGATACCTGTTTCGGGGCAGGAAGCGTGGCAGGGGCTGTGATCGGTACATTTCTGACGACGATACTGCTGCTGGTCGTCGCCGCGTTTCTTTACAGACAGTGGCGCAGGCACAAAG GAAAGCATTTGGTACTGGTCACGGACCCAGAAACAGTTGAAGAAGCTTATGCCTTCGACAATCCGTGTTTCAAGGATGTCACCGTGTCGACGGCTAATCGAACTCGAGAAGGTGTGGTATCTATTGCATCCGGCGACACTCCAGGTAAAGATTCTGTACGATGGTCTACATCTTGGACGTCCTTGGGTCTAGGATCGACTAATCGCAACGATAAGCGGAAAGCTCTCGACGATTCTTACGTCGGA CCTAAAGCCACCAAGGTCAGTGTAGTCAGCCTGAAGAGCCGAGACTTCACAGGACTTGGATTCAATATTTGCGGCAACATGAGGGAGGGTATTTTTGTTAAAGATCTTCTGCACCGTGGGCCTGCATCCGAATCTGGTCGAATACATCCTG GAGATCGTATCGCCAGTGTGAAAATTAGTTTCCGAAGCATGGTGTACGAGGATGCCCTAACGATTTTAAGCTACGCTTCGCCGTACGACGTGAAACTGGAGGTCGAGAGCGGTGGGACCGGATCGAAGCCGACCACGCTCCTGAAGAAAACCGTTGGTCCGAGCGGCGCGAGGATTTGTCATCCTTTGTACAGAAGCCAGTCGATTCCGGAGCTCTCGCAGTCGAAGTACCTCGCGAAGAGGCTGTTCATCGTCGACCCGAACGAGTCCGTCAACTCGAGTTACTCGATGATGAACTCGACCTTGAAGTCGACGAAATCGACGCCGATCAACCAGTACGAGAAACGGCATGACGAGGCGAAGAGCAATCATCAAAAGTTCGGCATCAAGGTTCTTCCAGCTCTCGATGGCACGGTTCACCGTATCGAGAATCAGAACGAGCACAACACGAATCTCGAGAGAAGAAACTCGAAGAAGCTGGACACGGAGAAGCACCTGTCGAATACCAGCAAAGGTTCTTCTCACGTTGGCGATAAGAAGGAAGAAGTTGAACGCCAACAGAATGCCCAAGGGCTGAGTACGCCGAAAACGAGGAGCGACATCTTCGAAGATCGCGGCGTGGACGCGTCAGACAAGGATGAAAGGGACGGCGGAGAGACATCGATTCACATTCCCTCGGAAGTGCCAGCGGAAGTGCATAACGCGGCTATCGCCGCTCGCAGAAACCGGAAAAATAGCTCGGAGCTGTTGAACTCGCAGAGGAACGTTGAAACTGCTGAGACAGAGGACCAGAAGAATGTACAGAAGAACAAAAGGAAAGCTCCGCAGCCACCGAAGGGCAGCAGCCACGAAAGCGAGCAAACATCTCTCGCGAAGAAAGACTCCGTGACGAAGGGGCAGCAGGAGTCGAGGAAAGAGGACGAGATTAACAGCATCACCGATTACGCGGAATCATTGACCGATTACGTGAAGAAGGTGCGCAACAGTACGGAGAAGCCCGATTCACGGGGAGAGCAGAAAATCGAGGGTTTGATGATCGACGCGAGACATTCCGAATCCGACACCGACAGCGAGATACAAAACAATTTTACAACTATCGAGTTGAACTCGGCCGACATCACCATTCATCGGACACCGATACCGGAGAcgaacgacgacgatgacgacgaagacgacgttTACAGGAAGGCGGCAAGCTTAGGCGACCTGTCGAAGTACGAGTGCAGAACGTCGGCGACCCTCGAGAGAGCTCAGAGCTTAGATATGACGGACACCGGGACGAAGAAACGCAAGGCGCCGCTTCCGCCGGAAGACATCAACGAGTCCACCGAGGACTTGACCAAGCTGGATCAGATGGACACTTTCGACAGACGGCTGCTGAAGAAGTCGAACGAGTGGGGCAACCTCGAGGACGTTGTATGGCGTAAGAAACCCGATCACGACGACAGGTCGAAGAAATTGAGAACCACGAAGCCGAGCAACGATTCTTTGGAACGGTCCAAGTCCGCCGTAGAGATCAAACTGAAAGATGACAGCACCGTGCCGAAGGGAAAACCCGAAGAGGACGACGACACCAGCATCGAGCTGTTCAAGTTTCCCCTGAGCAAACGACTCTCGGAAGAATTTATTCACACGGAGCGAATGTTCGATCCTAATCAAGACAACTCGCTGGCTAGAATCGTGAACGACGGTAGAGTCGTGAAAAGTCCGACTCCGGACGAGATGGAACGGAAGTTCAAGCAAGGAACATCGTTGCCCGACGAGTTCAGCGAGGAGGTTGTAGCCGTCGATGATTCTTCGGACGAAGGCGAGGAGAAACCGGTGAATAAAGATTTCGCTGAAGCTTTGAAGCACTTCGAGACGTACGCGGAGAAATCGCCGAGCTTTTCGGAGTCGTCCAAGTACGAGCCGTACCGTTTCAAGAGCTGGAAAGACGATGGTTCATTATCGGACGGCAACGAGCCGGTTTCTTATGCTGGGGCGAAGGAAGTCGAGGAAGAACCGGCGAAGAAGGTGATCGTGAAGACAGGCTGTCACGTGTGTTCCGACAGCTGCAATCGGCGCGAAGCGTGCAAGAAGAGGGCCTTCTCTTCGAAACGGTCGTCCACTCCGATACCGTTGCAGGACTACTCTTCGAACTCGACCGAAGGCAACGGCGCCGACTCGATAACGATCCAGGACGAAGAGGTGGCTAACTCCGTGCCGCATCCGCATGGAGCCACGCTCAAGCAAAGGGAGAACATCGGTGAAACGTCGCCGATCGATTTCACGCCGCCGTCAAAACGAGTGATCGATGTCCCGACTAGTCAGAGAATCGACCGAGAGaacgacgaggacgaggacggaTACGAATTCGGATCCGGTGTGACCGTGAGCAGCAAGAACTTGTTCGACCGTGACGATCGGCGTAATATTAACAATATCAGTGTTTCCAGTGGTGAGAACAGTGAAGACAGCGGCCTGGTCGGCGAATCGATGGATTACAATCCGCAGGACTTCGACAACCGGCCGTCTCTGCCGAACACACCGATGCCCCAGAAGATGACGTACATCACGGAAATCAAGCTGTCGCCGAACAGGGAGAAGCTCCAGGGCGATGTCGAGGAGAGCAATGAAACGCTTTGCATAATGGCTGGCAAAGAGAGGAGATCAGGCCAGAACGAAATcaaaacgacgacgacgacgacgacgtcgaacGGCAAGACCTCGAACAAGAAGCCTCCGGTTCCTCCTCGAAGAACTGACATGGTCAAGTCGAATAAGAAAGGCAGCCCCGAGAAGCAAGTTATCTACGTGTCCGAATACAAGCCTAGCGAATCGAAGAGCGCCGATGACTCGGATTCGAATCAGGAACTGAAGCAGTCGGACACTGCTGCGAAGAAACTCGAGCAATGGACATTCGTAGAGGATAAAGAACAAAATCGATGA
- the LOC143219173 gene encoding uncharacterized protein LOC143219173, with amino-acid sequence MEQGEPSGVSPLKRNPKGKYVLSGQKEIIVNLYKQLKQENAEITYVAMVESLSEKTGIGKSTIKKVIAEYRSTGAVTSPNKKRRRSNILQKTSDADILAIRKKVQDITERGEVPSLDKILLAVNEDEELPSFSRASLHRLLKRMELASK; translated from the exons ATGGAACAAGGAGAGCCATCAGGTGTATCTCCACTGAAGCGGAATCCGAAAGGAAAG tacgttttatcTGGGCAGAAGGAGATAATCGTCAACCTGTACAAACAACTTAAACAGGAAAACGCCGAGATCACCTATGTGGCGATGGTTGAATCCCTGTCGGAGAAGACGGGGATTGGAAAATCTACCATAAAAAAGGTGATAGCGGAGTACAGAAGTACAGGCGCTGTTACGTCGCCGAATAAGAAGAGGCGTCGTTCTAACATTCTGCAAAAAACCTCGGATGCGGACATTTTGGCCATAAGAAAGAAGGTCCAAGACATTACGGAACGGGGCGAGGTGCCGAGCCTCGATAAAATATTGCTGGCGGTTAATGAGGACGAGGAACTTCCGTCGTTCAGTCGGGCGTCTTTACACCGCCTGCTGAAGAGGATGGAATTAGCTTCTAAATAG